AGGTAGGGCCCGACGGTGCTGAGCAGGACGCGGGTCGAGCGGGCCAGGTCGGTCACGCCCGGGCCGTCGTCGACGTCGACGGTGAGCAGCGGCCACGCAGCCGCCCGGCCGCCCAGCTCGTCGCGGAGGGCCTCCAGCCGGTCCGCCGACCGGCCGGCGAGGGCGATCCGCAGGCCCGGCGGGGCGTAGCGCGCCAGGTGGGCGGCGACGAGGCGTCCGACGAAGCCGGTGGCGCCGAGGAGGACGAGCTGGTGCGGGCGGACACCGGGCGTCACGAGCTGGACGCGTCCCGCAGCGCCTTCGCGCTCGCCCGGTCGTTCGCCTTCTGCAGCGCCTCGACCAGCTCGTCCTTGCTCATCGTCGAGCGCCCCTTGATCTCCAGCCGGGTGGCCAGCTCGTAGAGGTGCTTCTTCGAGGCGTTGGCGTCGACGCCGCCGGCGGTCTCCCGGTGGGTGTCGCGGTTGCCCTCGGCCTGCGCGTCCGACGGGCCGTTCTCGTCCTTGGGCTCCCAGTGGTCGCCGACCTTCTCGTGGGTGTGCTTGAGCGCGGCGAAGGCCACCTGGTTGGCCGCCCGTTCGTCCCCGTCGTAGGTGCCGAGGGCGGAGTCGTGGGTCTTGGCGTAGGTCGCCTGGGCCTTCTCGTCCGAGCGCTGCAGGGTGCTCGGCAGCTCGTCGGTGATCACCTTGCCGGTCTTCGTCGTCTTGGGCACGCTTCCTCCTCGGTCGCAGGCTGACCCTCCCATCCTGCCGCGCCGCGCGCTCCGGTCCGCGTCAGCCCTCCACGGCCCGCCGCAGGCTGTGCTCCATGGTCACGTAGGTCAGCGCGAAGTGGGCCGAGGCCACCGCGTGCGCCCGCTCCGCGTCGCGGTCGACGACGGCGCCGATCAGCTCCTCGTGCTCGTGCAGCGCCCGGACGAAGAAGTCCGGGTCGTAGGGCTCGGCGCCGAAGCCGAGGGTCGCCGCGGTGGTGAGGTGGGCGCTGAGGGCCACCAGGTGCCGGTTCTGCGCCGCGCCGCAGACGAGGCCGTGCAGGCGCCGGTCGAGGGCCCGCGCGCCGGCCATGTCGTCCGCCGTCGCGCGGAACTCCTCGAGCGTGGCGCGCAGCTGCACCACGTCCTCGTCGGTCCGGCGCTCCGCCGCGGCGCGGGCGATCATCCCCTCGACCAGGCAGCGGTAGTCGAACAGCTCCCGCAGCCGCGGCAGCTCCACCTCGAGGGTGCGCCGCGCCTCCGCCGGCGCGACCTCGTGCCAGGCGACCGCGGTGACGAACGTGCCACCGCCGCGGCCGCGCCGGGACTCCACCAGCCCCAGCTCGGCGACCCGCTGCAGGGCCTGGCGCACGGTGTCCCGGCTGACGGCCAACCGGGTGGCGAGCTCCCGCTCGGGCGGCAACCGCTCGCCCGGTGAGTAGGTGCCGACGGCGATCGCGGTGACCAGGCGCTCCGCGACGCTGCCGGCCATCGTCGCGCGGGTCAGGCCGACCAGACCCGGGTCCGGGTCGGCGATCGGCCGGTGGTCGTCGGTGTCCACCAGGTGGTCCTCCGGCTCTAAAGGTATTGTGACCACACCTTTGGCGTGTTTGACTGCGCGGCGATGAGCGACCGCTCCTCGGGAGGGCAGGGATGAGCAGTCTAGAAGAGCTGTCGGTGACCACCGGCCACGTCGCGTTCGAGGGCCACCAGACCTGGTACCGGGTCACCGGCCACCTCGATCCCGACGCCGAGCGGGCGCCGCTCGTGGTGCTGCACGGCGGCCCGGGCGCCGCCCACGACTACACGCTGCGGATCGCC
The window above is part of the Friedmanniella luteola genome. Proteins encoded here:
- a CDS encoding ChaB family protein, coding for MPKTTKTGKVITDELPSTLQRSDEKAQATYAKTHDSALGTYDGDERAANQVAFAALKHTHEKVGDHWEPKDENGPSDAQAEGNRDTHRETAGGVDANASKKHLYELATRLEIKGRSTMSKDELVEALQKANDRASAKALRDASSS
- a CDS encoding FadR/GntR family transcriptional regulator, which gives rise to MDTDDHRPIADPDPGLVGLTRATMAGSVAERLVTAIAVGTYSPGERLPPERELATRLAVSRDTVRQALQRVAELGLVESRRGRGGGTFVTAVAWHEVAPAEARRTLEVELPRLRELFDYRCLVEGMIARAAAERRTDEDVVQLRATLEEFRATADDMAGARALDRRLHGLVCGAAQNRHLVALSAHLTTAATLGFGAEPYDPDFFVRALHEHEELIGAVVDRDAERAHAVASAHFALTYVTMEHSLRRAVEG